One stretch of Roseimicrobium sp. ORNL1 DNA includes these proteins:
- a CDS encoding sugar dehydrogenase complex small subunit, with product MLDAFLALSRLVTGVRPLDPVLAESLLTRLIKAGLETRVLKACEVLAPLEAGEDGEEKAKALLLQDTVMCETVTFIVQLWYLGELSFPAKLEDRLPGEPEHAFRGLLWPLIHAHPPALSGGYFGHWTYPPDN from the coding sequence ATGTTGGACGCATTTCTGGCACTGTCGCGATTGGTCACGGGCGTACGGCCCCTGGATCCCGTGCTGGCGGAGAGCCTGCTCACCCGCCTGATAAAGGCCGGCCTGGAGACACGAGTCCTCAAGGCCTGCGAAGTCCTGGCTCCGCTGGAGGCCGGCGAAGACGGCGAAGAGAAGGCGAAAGCCCTCCTGCTCCAGGACACGGTGATGTGCGAGACGGTGACCTTCATCGTCCAGCTCTGGTATCTCGGCGAGCTCAGCTTCCCGGCCAAGCTCGAGGATCGCTTGCCCGGCGAGCCGGAGCATGCCTTTCGCGGCCTGCTCTGGCCGCTCATTCACGCCCACCCGCCAGCCCTCTCCGGTGGTTACTTCGGCCACTGGACATACCCACCTGACAACTGA
- a CDS encoding sulfotransferase family 2 domain-containing protein, with translation MPTSAAARPKFSVIIPLEFHRGQAEKCLQAWCADQTFPQEQFEVVVACPEGFPEQERHRLREQLRAHDHLLVFPQRHDIALCEVAAREAVGEVLFFTESHVYPEADVLEVAEREMRAHPLWAGFSCRSVPITHNLLSQIEADLYDQDIQFGMLTHPWRKVLDQCFVIQRRAYFAAGGFESQYGHFAEWLLAARLYQRGYRIGYVPEARLHHYYIGELPEWIEFTEDFADGHMLYLSQTPAGPELPLFEEVPEWSARQHYRRSAARHMARLLWRELGFEKQAPLPPLPSSSPQADAEADASKSTTKSESTRRRNLFTASLRWYACSLLGAWRIILPAWLGRWRTELALRWHLRRGNRDRAMQAYHACWSHLVALRRGHFLRRWARREELKTSSRKGTPEMWRHQLRFPGLSTAPAGVGFHLGEPAPSLGETLRWSEPAAYVELPLQKAGYRIHLRWLPLEVTPRVRFYLNEEPIPQENLEWRGDGYDIRVKSPSRGLQRLGWVCTSYEAPQDPRALGLAVRSLTWRRDKAEPTPAPASAASAPSLFFLHIRKTAGVSLRDIFINRFPAADAPFFLAHVPENASRSPEVHPLVTGHVHYGYIQQFRQRPAVFTMLRQPFSRALSAYTFFQGHDQAKLDELKAELSAEEYAERVAFLTRARECGTLGEFLQREPALAKAHLSNVQTRQLLDEVVAGDLDESHLAQALRNLGACDVIGLMERVPESIALLEHRLGWEGLGPVLHQNVTRDRLAKEQVDGDGLETLMSWNMLDVRLYRYAEALFNIHLREMHAASGLSHSSVPAPSSFRHLSDASSFTPAQPVHGYGWYPRERAHGAWICWMGVADHAWIDLRPPALRDSHLTCTFPFHISALALDLLQIQVNGIPVEHQRRRAPEPPHEEIFECHVPATLLQLNPDRVRLTFICRDRHRLCDLHAGNLDHRYLSLALGKVELVVARGWKSM, from the coding sequence GTGCCCACATCCGCAGCGGCGAGGCCGAAGTTCTCCGTCATCATCCCGCTCGAATTCCACCGCGGCCAGGCGGAGAAGTGCCTCCAGGCCTGGTGTGCGGACCAGACCTTTCCGCAGGAGCAGTTCGAGGTCGTCGTCGCCTGTCCCGAGGGCTTTCCGGAGCAGGAGCGCCACCGCCTGCGAGAGCAATTGCGTGCGCATGACCATCTTCTTGTTTTTCCGCAGCGGCATGACATCGCCCTGTGTGAGGTCGCCGCGCGTGAGGCGGTGGGAGAGGTGTTGTTCTTCACCGAGTCCCACGTCTATCCCGAGGCAGATGTGCTGGAGGTCGCGGAGCGTGAGATGCGCGCGCATCCCTTGTGGGCCGGGTTCAGTTGCCGCTCCGTGCCCATCACGCACAACCTGCTCTCGCAGATCGAGGCGGACCTGTATGATCAGGACATCCAGTTCGGCATGCTCACCCATCCCTGGAGGAAGGTGCTGGACCAGTGCTTCGTCATTCAGAGGCGCGCGTACTTCGCCGCCGGCGGGTTCGAGTCGCAGTACGGCCATTTCGCCGAGTGGCTGCTCGCGGCCCGGCTCTACCAGCGCGGCTACCGCATCGGCTACGTGCCAGAGGCGCGCCTGCATCACTACTACATTGGAGAGCTGCCCGAGTGGATTGAGTTCACCGAGGACTTTGCGGATGGCCACATGCTCTACCTCTCGCAGACCCCCGCGGGCCCCGAGCTCCCCCTGTTCGAAGAGGTGCCCGAGTGGAGCGCCCGCCAGCACTACCGCCGCAGCGCCGCACGGCACATGGCACGCCTGCTGTGGCGCGAGCTGGGTTTCGAGAAGCAGGCACCACTGCCACCGTTGCCATCATCATCACCACAGGCTGATGCGGAGGCAGACGCGAGCAAGAGCACGACCAAGAGTGAGAGCACGCGACGCAGGAATCTTTTCACTGCAAGCCTCCGCTGGTATGCGTGTTCCCTGCTCGGAGCGTGGCGCATCATCCTCCCCGCGTGGCTCGGCCGCTGGCGTACGGAGCTTGCCCTGCGCTGGCATCTGCGGCGGGGAAATCGTGACCGCGCCATGCAGGCGTATCACGCGTGCTGGAGTCATCTTGTGGCGCTGCGTCGCGGCCACTTCCTCCGTCGCTGGGCCCGGCGTGAGGAGCTGAAGACCTCCAGCAGGAAGGGCACGCCTGAAATGTGGCGCCACCAGCTCCGCTTCCCCGGCCTCTCCACTGCGCCTGCGGGGGTGGGCTTTCATCTCGGCGAGCCTGCACCCTCGCTTGGCGAGACTCTGCGCTGGTCCGAACCCGCCGCGTATGTGGAGCTGCCCTTGCAGAAGGCTGGCTACCGCATCCACCTGCGCTGGCTCCCGCTGGAGGTGACTCCACGGGTGCGCTTCTATTTGAATGAAGAGCCCATCCCGCAGGAGAATCTGGAGTGGCGTGGCGACGGCTATGACATCCGGGTGAAGTCCCCCTCGCGCGGACTCCAGCGCCTCGGTTGGGTCTGCACTTCGTATGAAGCGCCGCAGGATCCGCGTGCCCTCGGGCTCGCCGTGCGCAGCCTCACCTGGCGCCGGGACAAGGCAGAGCCCACGCCAGCTCCCGCATCCGCTGCTTCTGCCCCGTCACTCTTTTTTCTTCACATCCGCAAAACCGCCGGCGTCTCCCTGCGGGACATCTTCATCAATCGCTTCCCTGCGGCAGACGCGCCCTTCTTCCTCGCGCATGTCCCGGAGAATGCCTCGCGCAGTCCGGAGGTGCACCCGCTCGTCACGGGTCACGTGCACTACGGTTACATCCAGCAGTTCCGCCAGCGGCCCGCAGTCTTCACCATGCTGCGCCAGCCCTTCTCCCGCGCGCTCTCTGCCTACACTTTTTTCCAGGGGCATGATCAAGCGAAGCTGGATGAGCTGAAGGCCGAGCTCTCCGCGGAGGAGTATGCGGAGCGGGTGGCATTCCTCACCCGGGCGCGGGAGTGTGGCACGCTGGGAGAGTTTCTCCAGCGTGAGCCCGCCCTGGCAAAGGCCCACCTCTCCAATGTGCAGACCCGCCAGTTGCTGGATGAAGTGGTCGCCGGCGACTTGGATGAATCCCACCTCGCCCAGGCGCTGCGGAATCTGGGGGCCTGTGATGTCATCGGCCTCATGGAGCGCGTGCCGGAATCCATCGCCCTCCTTGAGCACCGCCTCGGCTGGGAGGGACTTGGTCCCGTGCTTCATCAGAACGTTACCCGCGATCGTCTCGCGAAGGAACAGGTGGACGGCGACGGGCTGGAAACCCTCATGTCATGGAATATGCTGGATGTGCGGCTCTACCGGTATGCCGAGGCCCTCTTCAACATACACCTGCGCGAGATGCATGCTGCGTCGGGTCTGTCGCACTCCTCAGTGCCGGCGCCCTCGTCCTTCCGCCATCTTTCCGATGCCTCCAGCTTCACCCCCGCGCAGCCCGTGCATGGCTATGGATGGTATCCGCGCGAACGTGCCCATGGCGCATGGATCTGCTGGATGGGCGTCGCCGACCACGCCTGGATTGATCTGCGTCCGCCAGCCCTGCGCGACAGTCACCTCACCTGCACCTTCCCCTTTCACATCTCCGCTCTAGCCCTCGATCTCCTGCAGATTCAGGTGAATGGCATTCCTGTGGAGCATCAACGTCGTCGCGCTCCCGAGCCGCCGCACGAGGAAATCTTCGAGTGCCATGTCCCCGCCACTCTCCTGCAACTCAACCCCGATCGCGTGCGCCTCACCTTCATCTGCCGCGACCGTCATCGCCTGTGTGATCTGCATGCCGGCAATCTCGATCACCGGTATCTGTCGCTGGCCCTGGGGAAGGTTGAGTTGGTGGTGGCGCGGGGATGGAAATCCATGTGA
- a CDS encoding carboxymuconolactone decarboxylase family protein has protein sequence MYQQKNLTKIKKMEELAPEAMKAFWAFDKLAVAEGAIPVKYKELIAVAVAVTTQCPYCIEIHSANAKKAGATETELTEATIVAAALRAGGAITHATHALDA, from the coding sequence ATGTACCAGCAGAAGAACCTGACGAAGATCAAGAAGATGGAAGAGCTCGCCCCGGAGGCGATGAAGGCTTTCTGGGCCTTTGACAAACTGGCGGTGGCCGAGGGTGCCATCCCGGTGAAGTACAAGGAGCTCATCGCCGTGGCCGTGGCGGTGACGACGCAGTGCCCCTACTGCATCGAGATCCACAGCGCGAATGCAAAGAAAGCAGGCGCGACGGAAACGGAACTGACGGAGGCGACGATCGTGGCGGCTGCGCTGCGTGCAGGTGGCGCGATCACGCATGCGACTCATGCGCTGGATGCGTAG
- a CDS encoding transposase yields MSTVTRKKRYSSDFKTHAVELVRMGKSVSEVAEELGIGTGILYRWTRSQRQPVQLVGADLRAGGEEGEANELHRLRREIANLRLENDILKKAAVILGTPQPSKPAK; encoded by the coding sequence ATGAGTACCGTGACCCGAAAAAAGCGTTACAGCAGTGATTTTAAAACCCATGCCGTGGAGTTGGTCCGCATGGGCAAGAGTGTGTCCGAGGTGGCTGAAGAACTCGGCATTGGCACTGGCATCCTTTACCGTTGGACCCGGTCCCAAAGGCAGCCGGTGCAGCTCGTAGGCGCAGACCTCCGAGCCGGAGGCGAGGAGGGCGAAGCCAACGAGCTGCACCGGCTGCGGCGTGAAATCGCCAACCTGCGTCTGGAGAACGACATTTTAAAAAAAGCCGCTGTCATCCTGGGCACGCCACAACCGTCCAAACCCGCGAAATGA
- a CDS encoding PhnD/SsuA/transferrin family substrate-binding protein — protein MRISYYPDITQHRTPEEVRTAVVTFAEALARQMTQLRGSDVAIDVLPVVSVAEQTAMIAEGRCEIALIKPSSYVLAHRRNARVLPAAVALRVIDGTPGDRYFAQLYCHVDSGFRSLDDVAARCRLPEPKDRPSIGFGDPFSTANFLVPAAHLADKGLFPFTRFRRSEYFGGHDGVVRAVYARSVDIGAGHDGVIVDLARQPGFADAAEKLIRLDRVFIHSDPVAVLVDDATRAQLTESMVTIAARPEIKHALDVFWGAVVGLAPTTHENYASVEHAITRLGIPENDLLV, from the coding sequence TTGCGGATTTCTTACTATCCAGACATCACGCAGCATCGCACGCCGGAAGAGGTGCGAACTGCCGTGGTGACATTTGCAGAGGCGCTGGCACGGCAAATGACGCAGTTGCGAGGCTCGGATGTCGCCATTGACGTCTTGCCGGTGGTCTCCGTTGCAGAGCAGACCGCCATGATCGCCGAGGGGCGGTGTGAAATCGCCCTCATCAAACCCTCGTCCTACGTGCTGGCGCACCGACGCAATGCGCGCGTTCTGCCTGCCGCAGTCGCTCTGCGTGTGATCGATGGGACTCCAGGCGATCGCTATTTTGCGCAGCTCTACTGTCATGTGGACTCCGGCTTTCGCTCGCTGGATGACGTCGCGGCTCGCTGCCGTCTGCCAGAGCCCAAGGACCGCCCGTCCATCGGCTTCGGCGATCCCTTTTCCACTGCGAATTTCCTCGTGCCCGCCGCGCACCTCGCCGACAAGGGCCTGTTCCCCTTCACGCGCTTCCGCCGCAGTGAATACTTCGGCGGTCACGATGGGGTCGTCCGCGCAGTCTACGCGCGCTCGGTCGATATCGGCGCGGGTCACGACGGCGTGATCGTGGACCTGGCCCGGCAGCCCGGTTTCGCGGATGCTGCGGAGAAGCTCATCCGCCTGGACCGGGTTTTCATTCACAGTGATCCCGTAGCCGTGCTCGTCGATGATGCCACGCGTGCCCAGCTGACGGAAAGCATGGTGACCATCGCCGCCCGCCCGGAGATCAAGCATGCACTGGACGTCTTCTGGGGCGCAGTCGTGGGCCTGGCTCCGACCACTCATGAGAATTACGCCTCCGTGGAGCACGCCATCACCCGCCTGGGCATTCCCGAAAACGACTTGCTGGTTTAA
- a CDS encoding ferritin-like domain-containing protein — translation MSQKSTHDRSEVLTLLSEACELEHGLACSYLYAAFSLKQDLSEGGLTWDQLQKVRMWAAQVFHVAAEEMLHLAQAWNLLSAMGGMPWYGRPNFPQPCQYYPLNLPLETRPFGLETLDRFIAFETPHDPNAKPLEPKPGDPAPDFRTVGELYGLIADRIKALPEKFLFIGDPANQVDRTLVDFPNLTVVRDRASALHAIQVVTEQGEGTEGERDGSHYFVFRQIRRSFLEESLRAEQTGTVFAPVRPCISNPVAFPHPQLGAPGANRISDPYTEEVADTFDSVYILMLRLLQHVFDNATSDRPLLQTFAAGAIQLMAAVIKPHGEALALLPAGERHYGAATAGPPFTIGRHVPLPQLPGPALQVAREKLEQLQKRLADLAEAPQAPAQLRRAAANIAQMEFTPGKANPFSHHHHKNREE, via the coding sequence ATGAGCCAAAAATCAACGCACGACCGGTCTGAAGTGCTCACGCTCCTGAGTGAAGCGTGTGAACTCGAGCATGGCCTCGCCTGCTCCTATCTCTACGCCGCCTTCTCGCTCAAGCAGGACCTCAGCGAGGGAGGGTTGACCTGGGATCAACTCCAGAAAGTGCGCATGTGGGCCGCGCAGGTTTTCCACGTCGCTGCCGAGGAGATGCTGCATCTCGCCCAGGCTTGGAACCTCCTCTCCGCCATGGGCGGCATGCCCTGGTACGGCCGCCCCAATTTTCCCCAGCCCTGCCAGTACTACCCGCTCAACCTGCCCCTGGAGACGCGGCCCTTCGGTCTTGAGACGCTGGACCGTTTCATCGCGTTTGAAACGCCGCATGATCCCAATGCCAAGCCGCTTGAGCCAAAGCCCGGCGACCCCGCTCCGGATTTCCGAACGGTCGGCGAGCTCTACGGCCTCATCGCGGATCGCATCAAAGCGTTGCCCGAGAAGTTTCTCTTCATCGGCGACCCGGCCAATCAGGTCGACCGTACCCTCGTGGATTTTCCGAACCTCACCGTCGTCCGCGACAGGGCCAGTGCGCTCCACGCCATTCAGGTGGTGACCGAGCAGGGGGAGGGCACCGAGGGCGAGCGTGACGGGTCTCACTACTTCGTCTTCCGCCAGATTCGCCGCAGCTTCCTGGAGGAATCGCTTCGTGCGGAACAGACCGGCACCGTCTTCGCTCCGGTGCGGCCGTGCATCAGCAATCCGGTGGCATTCCCACATCCTCAACTGGGGGCTCCGGGGGCGAACCGCATTTCAGATCCCTACACTGAGGAGGTGGCTGACACCTTCGACTCGGTCTACATTCTGATGCTGCGACTCCTGCAGCACGTGTTCGACAATGCCACGAGCGATCGCCCGCTCCTGCAGACCTTTGCCGCTGGTGCCATTCAGCTCATGGCTGCGGTTATCAAGCCGCACGGCGAGGCCCTCGCCCTCCTCCCGGCAGGCGAGCGGCACTACGGGGCCGCCACGGCCGGGCCGCCCTTCACCATTGGTCGTCACGTGCCTCTGCCGCAGCTTCCCGGACCGGCATTGCAGGTCGCTCGCGAGAAGTTGGAACAGCTGCAAAAGCGTCTCGCTGACCTCGCCGAAGCACCGCAGGCTCCGGCTCAACTTCGCCGTGCCGCAGCCAATATCGCGCAAATGGAATTCACGCCAGGGAAAGCCAACCCCTTCTCACATCACCACCACAAAAACCGTGAGGAGTGA
- a CDS encoding IS3 family transposase: MILQLQRQTGGSVRKICDVLELPRSSFYHVAKSASSHEQDARLGELIEEIFKRNRHRYGYRRIHEELRDHGIVCAPSKLRRILKTRGLKAIQPKNYLPKTSDGRADRPSANLLAQQPVPQKPGEAWVADITFIPTTANWLYLAVVMDLGSRRIVGWSLASHMRAELVVHALEQALQTHPKASGIVFHSDRGSQYGSTAFRSVLTRAGLRQSMSGRANPYDNAWTESFMGTLKREMLQGGRFEDLTDARLELFEYIEGYYNNQRKHSAIGYLTPNQFETQSRNLN; the protein is encoded by the coding sequence ATGATCCTGCAACTCCAGCGCCAGACCGGTGGGAGTGTGCGCAAGATCTGCGACGTCCTGGAGCTGCCCCGCAGCAGCTTTTACCATGTGGCGAAGTCTGCCTCCAGCCATGAGCAAGACGCTCGTCTGGGTGAACTCATCGAGGAGATCTTCAAACGCAACCGGCACCGCTATGGCTACCGCAGGATCCATGAGGAACTGCGCGACCATGGCATCGTGTGTGCACCCTCCAAGCTGCGCCGCATCCTCAAAACACGGGGCCTCAAGGCCATCCAACCCAAGAACTACCTGCCCAAAACCAGCGATGGCCGGGCAGACCGTCCCTCTGCCAATCTGTTGGCCCAGCAGCCTGTGCCGCAGAAGCCCGGCGAGGCCTGGGTCGCAGACATCACCTTCATTCCCACTACGGCAAACTGGCTCTATCTGGCCGTGGTCATGGATTTGGGCTCGCGTCGCATTGTGGGCTGGAGTCTGGCGTCACACATGCGTGCAGAACTCGTCGTCCACGCCTTGGAACAAGCCCTGCAAACCCATCCCAAAGCCAGCGGCATTGTCTTCCACAGCGACCGGGGCAGCCAGTATGGCAGCACGGCCTTCCGTTCCGTGCTCACGCGTGCCGGCCTGCGCCAGAGCATGTCGGGGCGAGCCAACCCCTATGACAATGCGTGGACAGAGTCCTTCATGGGTACCCTCAAGCGCGAGATGCTTCAAGGAGGCCGCTTTGAAGACCTCACCGATGCACGACTGGAACTCTTTGAGTACATCGAGGGCTACTACAACAACCAGCGCAAGCACTCCGCCATCGGTTACCTCACCCCCAATCAGTTTGAGACCCAATCCAGAAACCTAAACTAA
- a CDS encoding class I SAM-dependent methyltransferase, with protein sequence MQTQTLAPTQQNSSTAPSDTPVAPDLGGIKAKQKATWESGDFGEIARSIENFAEQFMKRQPLRPGARVLDVACGTGNLAVIAAKKGCLVQGIDIASNLIMQARHRAAAEGLSILFEEGDAEALPYRDASFDLVVSMFGVMFTPQPAKIAAELRRVTRPGGQIALANWTPEGFIGKMFGVFKAHLPPPPAGVPSPMEWGMEPVVQTRLRQGFTNVRFTREVACMRYPFPPAETVEYFRKYYGPTLKAFESLPATRQEALRKDLVELQTRYNIAVDPGTTEVAAEYLEVTATRV encoded by the coding sequence ATGCAAACACAGACACTCGCACCTACTCAGCAGAATTCATCCACAGCTCCTTCCGACACACCGGTGGCTCCGGATCTGGGGGGCATCAAGGCGAAGCAGAAGGCGACTTGGGAATCGGGGGACTTTGGTGAAATCGCCCGCTCCATCGAGAACTTCGCGGAGCAGTTCATGAAGCGCCAGCCGCTGCGCCCGGGGGCGCGGGTGCTGGACGTGGCGTGCGGCACGGGGAACCTGGCGGTCATCGCCGCGAAGAAGGGCTGCCTGGTCCAGGGCATCGACATCGCTTCGAACCTCATCATGCAGGCGCGCCATCGGGCGGCGGCGGAGGGGCTGAGCATCCTCTTCGAAGAGGGGGACGCGGAGGCGCTGCCGTATCGTGACGCCAGCTTTGACCTCGTGGTGAGCATGTTTGGGGTGATGTTCACCCCGCAACCGGCGAAGATAGCCGCGGAGCTGCGTCGCGTGACGCGGCCGGGCGGGCAGATCGCGCTGGCGAACTGGACGCCGGAGGGCTTCATCGGGAAGATGTTCGGCGTGTTCAAGGCGCATCTGCCTCCTCCGCCGGCGGGTGTCCCCTCGCCCATGGAGTGGGGCATGGAGCCGGTGGTGCAGACGCGCCTGCGCCAGGGATTTACGAATGTGCGGTTCACCCGTGAGGTGGCCTGCATGCGCTATCCCTTCCCGCCGGCGGAGACGGTGGAGTACTTCCGCAAGTACTACGGCCCGACGCTGAAGGCCTTTGAGTCGCTGCCGGCGACGCGCCAGGAGGCGCTGCGCAAGGACCTGGTGGAGTTGCAGACGCGGTACAACATCGCCGTGGACCCCGGCACCACGGAGGTGGCCGCGGAGTACCTGGAGGTGACGGCGACGCGGGTGTGA
- a CDS encoding GMC family oxidoreductase encodes MSAPSPEYDYDVIIIGAGVCGAIAAAELASCGRVLILEAGPDTADRMDLVASYARAVNKNPGSPYRDPDGDKYAPTPDNSEGYYVKDGADSLPFKSTYVRRSGGSTWHFLGNTPRFVPSDFMLCDLYKKGVNWPLRYDDLEEDYCRAEEAMGVSGDHDQLQGLLQAKRSRPFPMTHVWESYSDRVIGQRLNGLVIDGVKVELLSTPQARNSRPYDGRPACAGNSSCVPICPIQAKYDGTVHVRKAVAAGVEVRTRSVVFKLEADDTGKIQHVHVRSYEGVDTVFTGRIVVLAAHAIESARLLLLSELPNSSGLIGCNLMDHLQGAVVCLAPEPVYGFRGPPTTSGIDHFRDGEFRSERAAFRLSLGNDGWGRTASPADVLKKLTDAGIVGSRMRELAEWRLVRQLRFSFSTEMLPKTHNRIILDPDPEQKDALGLRKPRIHFEMDAYSRAGMEHAGKVCEKIFKHCGGDEVTITVARDGYNAAGHIMGTLRMGEKKSDSVVDRDGRAHDHSNLFVLGASVFPTCGTGNPTLTAVALTYRSVRAIKAALAPESAVLS; translated from the coding sequence ATGTCCGCGCCCTCTCCCGAATACGACTACGACGTCATCATCATCGGCGCTGGAGTGTGTGGCGCCATCGCCGCCGCGGAGCTCGCCTCCTGCGGTCGCGTGCTCATCCTGGAGGCTGGTCCCGATACCGCCGACCGGATGGACCTGGTCGCCAGTTATGCCAGGGCGGTGAATAAGAATCCAGGCTCGCCCTATAGAGATCCGGACGGAGACAAGTACGCGCCGACGCCGGACAATAGCGAGGGGTACTATGTGAAGGATGGGGCCGATTCCTTGCCCTTCAAGAGCACCTACGTGCGGCGCTCCGGGGGATCGACCTGGCATTTTCTTGGCAATACACCACGCTTCGTCCCGTCGGATTTCATGCTGTGTGACCTCTATAAGAAGGGGGTGAACTGGCCGCTGCGCTACGATGACCTGGAAGAGGACTACTGCCGCGCCGAGGAGGCCATGGGCGTTTCGGGAGACCATGACCAGCTCCAAGGGCTGCTGCAGGCGAAACGTTCCCGCCCATTCCCCATGACTCATGTGTGGGAGTCCTACAGTGATCGCGTGATCGGTCAGCGCCTGAACGGCCTGGTCATCGATGGCGTGAAGGTGGAACTGCTCAGCACCCCGCAGGCTCGCAACTCCCGCCCCTACGATGGACGCCCCGCATGCGCCGGTAACAGCAGTTGCGTCCCCATCTGCCCCATCCAGGCGAAATATGATGGCACCGTGCACGTGCGCAAAGCCGTGGCTGCCGGAGTGGAGGTGCGCACTCGCTCCGTCGTCTTCAAGCTGGAGGCTGACGACACAGGCAAAATTCAGCACGTCCATGTGCGCAGTTACGAAGGGGTTGATACGGTATTCACGGGCCGCATCGTCGTGCTCGCGGCTCACGCGATCGAGAGCGCCCGGCTGCTCCTGCTTTCCGAGCTTCCCAACTCGAGCGGACTCATCGGGTGCAATCTCATGGATCACCTGCAGGGCGCTGTCGTCTGCCTCGCCCCGGAGCCCGTCTACGGTTTCCGCGGTCCGCCCACCACTTCCGGGATAGACCACTTTCGCGATGGCGAGTTTCGCAGCGAGCGGGCTGCGTTTCGCCTTTCGCTCGGCAATGATGGCTGGGGCCGCACCGCCTCCCCGGCGGATGTGCTCAAAAAACTCACCGATGCTGGCATCGTCGGCAGTCGGATGCGCGAGCTGGCCGAGTGGCGCCTGGTCCGGCAGCTTCGCTTCTCGTTTTCCACAGAGATGCTCCCCAAAACACACAACCGGATCATTCTCGATCCCGACCCCGAGCAGAAAGACGCGCTCGGCCTGCGCAAGCCGCGGATTCATTTTGAGATGGATGCCTACAGCCGCGCGGGCATGGAGCACGCAGGCAAGGTCTGCGAAAAAATTTTCAAGCATTGTGGCGGCGACGAGGTCACGATCACCGTGGCCCGCGATGGCTACAACGCCGCCGGCCACATTATGGGCACGCTGCGCATGGGCGAGAAGAAGAGCGACTCGGTCGTGGATCGCGATGGACGGGCACACGATCACTCCAACCTGTTCGTGCTTGGCGCCAGCGTCTTTCCCACCTGCGGCACCGGGAATCCCACCCTCACCGCCGTCGCGCTCACTTATCGCAGCGTGCGCGCCATCAAGGCCGCGCTTGCCCCTGAATCCGCCGTCCTCTCATGA
- a CDS encoding AraC family transcriptional regulator, which produces MRLEIGGREVSKSKSAGRMGSDGSSPCELGGGVYGVLSSPALPNLPYQGDAMLNLYDAVRNNPSYSKLVIGDFLFAEYTCGSNLKMLPNWTETDYFVHVVTGKKTWHTPDGVWKVEPGETVFFKKGATISEQHFEVEVCLLMVFIPDALMRSTVREVMESLNLGTKDCPPTKVALRVEGDVALAALFQSMRVYLAAMEKPPEPLVRLKLKELVMSVLTSGTNAELAAYLCQMSSSDAPSIGEIMEANFRYNLSLEEYAKLCHRSLSSFKREFQAHFNESPGKWLLQRRLEHAAGLLRLSKMNITEVALESGFEHVSHFSRVFKERFGAAPVSYRQEKGEVQVRDSSVTA; this is translated from the coding sequence TTGAGATTGGAAATCGGCGGTCGCGAGGTGAGCAAGAGCAAGAGTGCGGGGAGGATGGGGAGTGACGGAAGTTCTCCGTGCGAGTTGGGTGGAGGTGTGTATGGTGTACTCTCCTCCCCTGCCCTACCCAACCTCCCCTACCAGGGTGACGCCATGCTGAATCTCTACGATGCGGTGCGCAATAATCCGAGCTACAGCAAGCTCGTGATCGGGGACTTCCTGTTTGCAGAGTACACGTGCGGCTCGAACCTGAAGATGCTGCCGAACTGGACGGAGACGGATTACTTTGTCCATGTGGTCACCGGGAAGAAGACATGGCATACGCCGGATGGGGTGTGGAAGGTGGAGCCGGGAGAGACGGTGTTCTTCAAGAAGGGGGCGACGATCTCGGAGCAGCACTTCGAGGTGGAGGTGTGCCTGCTAATGGTCTTCATCCCGGATGCGCTGATGCGCAGCACGGTGCGGGAGGTGATGGAGTCGCTGAACCTTGGCACGAAGGATTGCCCGCCGACGAAGGTGGCGCTGCGTGTGGAGGGTGATGTGGCGCTGGCGGCGCTCTTCCAGTCCATGCGCGTGTACCTGGCGGCGATGGAGAAGCCGCCGGAGCCGCTGGTGCGACTGAAGCTGAAGGAGCTGGTCATGAGCGTGCTCACGAGCGGCACGAATGCGGAGCTGGCGGCGTATCTCTGCCAGATGAGCTCCAGCGATGCGCCGTCGATTGGAGAAATCATGGAGGCAAACTTCCGCTACAATCTCTCGCTGGAGGAGTATGCGAAGCTGTGCCACCGGAGCCTGTCTTCCTTCAAGCGGGAGTTCCAGGCGCACTTCAATGAGTCACCGGGCAAGTGGCTGCTGCAGCGCCGGCTGGAGCATGCGGCGGGGCTGCTGCGTCTCTCGAAGATGAACATCACGGAGGTGGCGCTGGAGAGTGGGTTCGAGCATGTGTCGCACTTCAGCCGCGTGTTCAAGGAAAGGTTCGGTGCAGCACCGGTGTCGTATCGGCAGGAGAAGGGCGAGGTGCAGGTGCGGGATAGCTCGGTGACGGCGTGA